CAGCCAGTCCCGCCTCGTCGGCCGCCGCCGACCCGGGCACGGCGGCGGCCGAGTCGCCCCAGGACGTCTGCATCGCGGGTGTGCCCGAGACCGACCCGTTGGAGCCGGGGCCGGTGAGCATCTGCCTGAGCGTGTTCAAGCCCGCCGGCGCGTCCCACGACCACCCGGTGCCCGTGCTGCTGCACAGCCACGGCTGGGGTGGCAGCCGGACCTCCGCGCCGGGGTCGTTCCAGCGGTACCTCGACGCGGGTTTCGGCGTGGTGAGCATCGACCAGCGCGGGTTCGGGCAGAGCGGCGGCAAGGCGCACGTGGAGGACCCGGCGTTCGAGGGGGAGGACGTCATCCGGGTCGTGGACCACGTCGCCTCCCTGGACTGGGTGCGCAAGACCGGCCCCGACGACCCCGTGCTGGGTGCGATCGGCGGCTCCTACGGCGGCGGCTACCAGTTCGCCGGCGCGTTCACCGAGCTGGCGAAGACCGGGCGCACGCGGTTCGACGCGCTGGCCCCGCAGATCACGTGGCACTCGCTCAACGACAGCCTCGCCCCGCGCGAGGTCGTCCGCACCACGTGGATCACCGCGCTGTACGCCGCCGGCCTGGACGCGCACACCACGACCGTCCACGCCGGCTACGCGGAAGGGCTGGTCACCGGCGACTGGCCGGCGTCGATGGACGAGTTCTTCCGCGACAACGGCCCCGCCGCCCACGTCGCCGCCGGCCGGCGGCTGGACATCCCGGTGCTGCTGCACCAGGGCCTCAGCGACAACCTCTTCCCGCTGGACCAGGCGATCGACAACTTCGACCGGGCGCTGACCCCGCGGGCACGGGCGCGGAGCCTGCTCGTCGGCTACAACGGCGGCCACGCGCTGCCCAACGCCGTCCCCGCGGGCTACGCCGTGCCCGGCGACGCGTGCCCCGCCCGGCTCGGCGGCGCGGACTACGACACCCTGGAGCTGCGGTTCCTCGCCGAGAACCTGCAAGGCGCGCCCCGCACCCTGACCGGCCACGGCCGCTACCACCTGATGACCGCCGAGGGCGGCTGCGTCAGCGTGGACTCGGTCGCGCCGAACACGTCCTACGCCCTGCCCGACTTCGTGACCGGCACGGTCGCGCCGCACGTGGTCAAGATCGCGGACGGTCCGCTGACCGTCGCCGGGTCGCCGTCGCTGGACGCCCGGGTCACCGCGCTGGGACTGGACAGTCGAGCGTTCTTCGCGT
This DNA window, taken from Saccharothrix variisporea, encodes the following:
- a CDS encoding alpha/beta fold hydrolase — its product is MRTLTTLAAVVAVSLATASPASSAAADPGTAAAESPQDVCIAGVPETDPLEPGPVSICLSVFKPAGASHDHPVPVLLHSHGWGGSRTSAPGSFQRYLDAGFGVVSIDQRGFGQSGGKAHVEDPAFEGEDVIRVVDHVASLDWVRKTGPDDPVLGAIGGSYGGGYQFAGAFTELAKTGRTRFDALAPQITWHSLNDSLAPREVVRTTWITALYAAGLDAHTTTVHAGYAEGLVTGDWPASMDEFFRDNGPAAHVAAGRRLDIPVLLHQGLSDNLFPLDQAIDNFDRALTPRARARSLLVGYNGGHALPNAVPAGYAVPGDACPARLGGADYDTLELRFLAENLQGAPRTLTGHGRYHLMTAEGGCVSVDSVAPNTSYALPDFVTGTVAPHVVKIADGPLTVAGSPSLDARVTALGLDSRAFFALSVGTSPLDAKVIQNNVLPHREAGLNLGVRRSIELPSVAATIPAGQSLFLTVSPVSDMFLLHGSRTPYAMVLQDVSVRVPVVR